The DNA region CTCAGATAACCCTTGTCCACATTAAGAAACTAAAGGTACCAATATattgattatttttatgttaatgcgatttactgtttttttcattgcatATACTGTTTTCTGCCTAAATTTTCTCATTGAGGAATGTTTTTATTCAATATTAAACTAAGCTTGcctattattttttattcttagtTGCCGGCTTCACCGATAGAGGTTCCCACTCCTTCCATTGAAGGACTAAGTAGTATAAGCCATGATCTTGGAGTTTTGGATAATGAACTGCAGCACCCTTTCCTCATCCAGATTCAGGCTGATGTCTCCAGCATGGAAGGAAGGGTGCGCTCCCTCGCCTTATCAATGGAGTGTCCCCTTGAGCCCAAACCAGCAGTACAGACGGATGACAATGTGTTCCCAGACAGCCGCCTTTACATGACAGTGACAAAGGTGCAGCACTACCTAGAGAACCTTCTTCTCAACAAGGGCAAACTCAAGCTCTGCTAACAAATTTAAGCTTGATGTATATATAGTAAGCCAGGACTTGCTATATATCGGGACAAATAAGTCAGTGTAGGCAAAGGTTAATTTGTCTTTGCAATGCATATTTTCTATATATATAATTACTACATGGACAATTGTCACAGTCATTAAAAGCATGCAAATAATTCCAATAATTCAGCGATTTGCAATATAATGCAAAAACCTATAAAGGGCATATTTTATTTCATACAACAAATGTTTTATAGGGTTTTACAGATAGATTAAAATActcatatatttaaaaaaaattacattttttaatactttatggTAAACTGTTTTACACATGGTTGACACGGTGTGTTTTGAGGGTCATGATGGGAAAACTGAGAGACTACATAGTACACGGAGGTTGTGTGAATAAGTATGATTGTGGTCATTTCTGCCAGTAAATAAAACTAATGCAAAGAATTGCATGGTGCTATGAAACTATTGCCAGAGAAAGCATATAGCATTGTAACGATGTAAGACTGTTTGATGACTGTGCAATCTTAATTGTTTTTTAGTGGATGCTTGTCTCAGTCCTCTATTGAGCAGAACCATTAAGCTAAAGGTTATTAGGATGTGTTTAAAGatgaaatgtattatttttttgtaataaagTTTGCAATAACAAATGCTGTCACGACTGATTCTCTTCTAAAATGTCAAAGATTTAGGTCATACATTTAAGACTTTTTTCACTTGTGTGTTACTTTGATAAGAAatctttattaaaatattatgtaTGACATAAAATACAGCTAAACTTAATAGTACAATGATAcagttttataaaataaaacaaggcAATAGATGTAATAAATTTACATTTCATATATAATAATCTACAATAATGGCATTAATGTATATCATATACTGGGAGCAGCATTTCAAGCAGCAAAAATAATTAAGTTTGGTTTTCTATTATAAAATGTAGTTTTCAGCCAtcatggttttattttattttattttatcacatCAAGCTGACTACTGAGATAataatatatttacaaaaaaaaccccaagcaATTCTTTGCttaaactttaaagaaaaaagttgaTAATTCTTATATGAGAATTTCtactaaatttaatttaaaaaaaaaacaatgaaacaaacagaaaaaaaattaacccTCTAATTTTACTGCCATTAAACCACACTAAGCAGAGAATGCTACACGttttgaaaatgttaaactcTGTACCTTATAATGGAGATGTAACACAAGTCACCACAGATCGATGGTGAATAATCAcagtgcgagtgtgtgtgtgtgtaatatgaAACGCTAACATATAAAAGTAAACAGAGTTGAAATGCAAGAACCTTGATAAGGTTTTACAAGGTAAATCAACAGTAATTTCTTACAAATCCACTCTTTTACATTCTAGGGAGTCAGTTCTTCATACTACTCAGacatacaataaaatattaCTACATACCTACAGTGATGGCTAAACACACAAGAGGCGGTGCTTGTAAGCACTTTATGGTAAGTCTGCTTTTTGTGTATTCCAGCTGAGTTACATGAGATTCCAAAGAAAGTCTAACGATAACATTATAGGATTAAGATGTGTTTAACATAGATTTGTTGGTGTTCCTCGCCTTTACAGTTATCTACACTTGGCCTTCCTCTGAAAGATGAATGACTGCCAGAAATATCTGTGTGATATGGAGGTGTTTGAGAGCAGTTTGAAAGAATGTTTGTTCTATTAACTTATTTATTAAATTTCCATTGATAACTTAGTAAAATTCTCTTTTTTTGAATCATACATTAGCCCGTGCTAACAGagtgtttaattgttatttccTGGCGTGAGAGAAGCTTCTGTATTTAGAGAGGAAATGCAGGGTTAGTTTTGTGTTAGATAGCAGTGGCAGGGAGGAAACAGTGGCTTACTACTAACAGCTCTACTGAAATGAGGTATATACTGCTGTGGACCTGTTTTTTAGTGCTTATATTTATTTTAGCATTCTTAACTTTACATTGGAGTTTCTCAGTTATCTGGTCTAACGTGCCTTTGCtacacaacaacagcaacaactgtAAGCTACTAACATCATACTACAATAAGAGTGAATAACAGCATGACTATTTATCAGAGAACATCTGGGATGATGTAGAACATAGTTTTATGAACAATGCCAGGAAATGACCAAGCACTTCTTGTTCACTTCTTGTGAGAGTGGTCCCAATATATATAAACAACTCTGAGTAACTGCAGTACATATCATTCCTCAAATGTAACTCACACAGAAGTGAATGAAGAGACCTCAAAACACCGTTATAAGCTCCTTTTCACACAGAGAGGGTTGCAgactgaaattttaaaaaagaaattcaactaaaaatattaaagttttcaaaatgtttatCTTTGTGTTTTCCTAAAATAATCAGCAAGGGTTGAAAACAGACATACCCACTTCAAAGATGGTTGGAAACAAGTTAAATGACATAAGTTTTATGGAGTTTATGTTTTACTTACCAAGAGTGACTGTGCTTTCATAACATGAGTTCACGTGAATGTTTGAattacactgaaaataaaacagaaaagactAGAAAACAGGCCTAATCCTAAGCAAAAGTTATTGTAAGTCCAAATTGCTAAAATAGATTAAAAGATATGGATGGAATAAACGTGTAGATAAGTTAAACTAGCTAAGATGATAAGCTCAGGGTaagataaatatttttgctttAGCACATATATCTTCAGCATTTCTTTAGTATAAGATTTAACTTTGCTACCCTCCTTTAATTAAAGACTAACAGTAAGCCTTTGGTTGCACTTATACACACATTATAAACCCatttatatattgtattttttaaaacttggaaTAAATTTCCCACTAACTTGCAGGTCCACCCATTCACATTCAAAGAAAACGAGCCTTTTTCCACACTATAAAGTACCCGATTTCAATAAAGAagatatttggaaaaaaaatatcagctaGACTAAATAtcattataataaaataaactaaactaatgtatatgtgtataaaagtaattaaaatgACTTAAATGATAAACCAAGTTACAAGACTTCCAAGTAATtctttttttggccttttttaactttattagATGGACACAGTGTGTAGAGAACAGGGAGGTGggggcagagagagaggagaaggcaCGCGGCAAAGGGTTGAGAGTGTTACTCAAACCCAGGCCGGCCGCTCTCAGCCGTATGGCACGTGGTCGCTCGCTCAACGCACTGAGCTAAACCAGCGCCGACTTTCAAGAAGTTCTTAATAGAAGTGAGACCATGTTGGTAATTTTTTATATGGAAAAAACTCACAAGTAAAAGTCCTGTTCCAAGCAGCGCaattgaaatattttatttcactcAATGTGCAGCAACCACATCTCTGGTAAGAGTACCAACAGTTTATTAACTAAAGCTTTTGAATTGTTTAAAGTGCAAAATAATCCATAACATAAGCACACAGGTAAATAACAtcagttagttttttttaaataacttaaaatacAACTTTACTTAACAGCAAGCAACAAAAATTCAAACAATAATAatgcaaaagagagaaaaaatacttctcattttaaataatgacaaagctaaaggaaaaaaaaaaaacaaagtgcattcttttttaaatcataaagcttattttgttttttaatatttggtgGTGGTGTATTTTTACCTCCCCACTTATTTAGATTGTTTTTTTACAGGAGGAAATGGACAGTGAGTTCAAAAAGTGTTGCAGGGTGGAGAGGTAATCATCTGGGTGGCAGCGCAAGTGGGCCGCATGTATCGACTTcttccactttctgctgtgcaCGTCCACTCCTCTCTGTCTCCAGACGTCAATCAGCTTTTCCATCACTGCAGTGTTGCACATTGCATCGTTTTcactgaagaagaagagagcGGGAGCGGTAACTGGGCTGTTGTGGAACACTTGGATGCTGGTCTCGTAGAAGTCTGCCGTGTGGGTTTTGAACAGCCAGAAATAAAGCATGGCAGTGTTTTTGACGAAGCTCTCAAAACGTGGCACCAGAGTTCTACCAATGCctgaataaaaaatgtaaaaaaaaaaacgaaacaaaaaacATAGACATAAATAGTTTAGAGTTTTAAAGCTTCACATATACACACTCTTATGTAGGCCATGTATCAAAAATAACCAACTCCTATCTAGACCTATGTAGCTAAGTCCTAAAATGCCCAGCTGTAGGGCAAAATCAAATATTATTACCTCCTTTTGAGTGCTTTTGTTGTGTTGATGATCCAATCCAATACCTGACAAGTAATGTCATGGCTTACCCTGTAGTGAAACACACCAACAAGTCTGTGCTCCAGTTCTTCTGATTGTAATTCTAGCATTTTCTTTGTAACCTAACTCTAATCACCAGGTGCTTTGAGTCCATGCTGTCAGAAGTTTACAtgcatcatgggcatgaatttGATGGAAATTTTGCACTTCTACTTTTGATTTCTTCAAAatgttcttcttcctctttggaaTGATTGCACAGGATACATCTTTAAggacttcaaaaaaaaaagaaaagaaaagaattgggtgcacatgtttgaatttattttaatttaaataaatgaagttTTAGATGGTAGTACAGTAACTACACAGTGTGAAtgccagttt from Pelmatolapia mariae isolate MD_Pm_ZW linkage group LG17, Pm_UMD_F_2, whole genome shotgun sequence includes:
- the LOC134615842 gene encoding leptin-B-like yields the protein MRNILALLWVFLIAAHQSTSLLTKGESIKNTIHNIVNIAQITLVHIKKLKLPASPIEVPTPSIEGLSSISHDLGVLDNELQHPFLIQIQADVSSMEGRVRSLALSMECPLEPKPAVQTDDNVFPDSRLYMTVTKVQHYLENLLLNKGKLKLC